The following coding sequences are from one Candidatus Hydrogenedentota bacterium window:
- a CDS encoding DUF1080 domain-containing protein encodes MRVLCAVFLTAAAIVLTSGCERTGGAPAFEEWANLFNGKDISGWHISRTNGHGDTKDWVAADGAIEGSQDAPGNGGILLTGREFGNFLLELELNPDWGLDSGVFLRSTESGECYQIMVDYYEGGCVGGVYGEGIGGFRSDAQNWLQLYRKGEWNKLLVLMTGNPPLIEVWLNGQHALSWKGEEELLGDRGRIALQVHAGAGFYEKKTRFRNIRIRELP; translated from the coding sequence ATGCGAGTTTTATGCGCCGTATTTCTTACAGCGGCGGCCATCGTCCTGACAAGCGGTTGTGAACGGACCGGCGGCGCGCCCGCCTTCGAGGAATGGGCAAACCTCTTCAATGGGAAAGACATCAGCGGCTGGCACATCAGCCGGACCAACGGCCATGGCGACACGAAAGACTGGGTGGCCGCGGATGGCGCCATTGAAGGCAGTCAGGATGCGCCCGGCAACGGCGGCATCCTGCTTACCGGCCGCGAATTCGGCAACTTCCTCCTGGAACTCGAGCTGAACCCGGACTGGGGCCTGGACAGCGGCGTCTTCCTGCGCAGCACGGAATCCGGGGAGTGCTATCAGATCATGGTGGACTACTACGAGGGCGGCTGCGTGGGCGGCGTATACGGGGAAGGCATTGGCGGATTCCGCTCGGATGCGCAGAACTGGCTGCAACTCTATCGAAAGGGCGAATGGAATAAGCTGCTGGTGCTGATGACGGGCAACCCGCCGCTGATCGAGGTCTGGCTGAACGGACAACACGCCCTGAGTTGGAAGGGGGAAGAAGAGCTGCTCGGAGACCGGGGCCGCATCGCGCTGCAGGTGCACGCAGGGGCGGGTTTTTACGAGAAGAAGACCCGGTTTCGTAACATCCGAATTCGCGAACTTCCCTGA
- a CDS encoding DUF1080 domain-containing protein — protein MYKVACYTLMFVLLTAVLVCGAGCRSIIFGKDDFRMEGGQLYRGDKAFTVYGIETPGLGATSGAPGEVVPAMARVAEAGGNAICFDLRGFNEDGSELDPTGVQTVDAIAFRAKDSRMGVLVRVLGDSSDPAFRNRAVRTAAKAFRGHGMAIYLIDGPDAAELAETFKKAAPQLIVAAPQNGDLSLTGSPPQAPPEMPTLLAGAIPDFSLGAVHFLLEGNDSDYAALDAALMTEAEKSPWTPDNTVLSEAERQEGFVALFDGKTLNGWWYKGENKESFQVSEDGFIEWRAGGGEALMSRERYGDFILRLQWKILPGGNSGVWCRAPRGARASKFGFEVQMRGDFGAEELTKDNTGAVYDVVPPLSLPTKQDGLWNDLEVVCQGPHVKVTINGQVVQDLSFDGHEELAPRLRRGFIGLTDHDNYVAFRNIRIKPL, from the coding sequence ATGTACAAGGTTGCTTGTTACACTCTAATGTTCGTGTTGTTGACTGCGGTGCTGGTGTGCGGCGCGGGCTGCCGGTCGATTATCTTCGGGAAGGACGATTTCCGGATGGAGGGCGGGCAACTGTACCGCGGCGACAAGGCGTTCACCGTGTACGGCATCGAGACGCCCGGGCTTGGCGCGACTTCCGGCGCCCCTGGCGAGGTGGTCCCCGCGATGGCGCGCGTGGCGGAGGCCGGCGGCAACGCGATCTGCTTCGACCTGCGCGGATTCAATGAGGATGGCTCGGAGCTTGATCCCACCGGCGTGCAGACGGTTGACGCCATAGCCTTCCGCGCGAAAGACTCGCGCATGGGCGTGCTGGTGCGCGTCCTTGGCGATAGCAGCGACCCCGCATTCCGCAATCGGGCCGTGCGCACGGCGGCAAAAGCGTTCCGCGGCCACGGCATGGCGATCTACCTCATCGACGGCCCGGATGCCGCCGAACTCGCAGAGACCTTCAAGAAGGCCGCGCCGCAGCTCATTGTGGCCGCGCCGCAGAATGGCGACCTCAGTCTTACCGGGAGCCCCCCGCAGGCGCCGCCGGAAATGCCGACGTTGTTGGCGGGCGCGATTCCGGATTTCAGCTTGGGCGCCGTACACTTCCTGCTGGAGGGCAACGACAGCGACTATGCAGCCCTCGACGCGGCCCTCATGACCGAGGCCGAGAAATCGCCCTGGACGCCCGACAACACGGTGCTCAGCGAAGCGGAGCGCCAGGAAGGGTTTGTTGCCCTGTTCGATGGCAAGACGCTGAACGGCTGGTGGTACAAGGGCGAGAACAAGGAGAGCTTCCAGGTCAGCGAAGACGGTTTCATCGAGTGGCGCGCGGGCGGCGGCGAAGCGCTCATGTCGCGGGAGCGCTACGGCGATTTCATCCTGCGCCTGCAATGGAAGATCCTGCCCGGCGGCAACAGCGGCGTGTGGTGCCGGGCGCCGCGCGGGGCGCGCGCGTCGAAGTTCGGTTTCGAGGTGCAGATGCGCGGCGATTTCGGCGCGGAGGAACTGACGAAAGACAACACGGGCGCGGTCTACGACGTGGTCCCGCCGTTGTCGCTGCCCACGAAGCAGGACGGGCTCTGGAACGACCTCGAAGTTGTCTGCCAGGGGCCGCACGTGAAGGTTACGATCAACGGCCAGGTGGTGCAGGACCTCAGCTTTGACGGCCACGAAGAGTTGGCACCGCGGCTGCGCCGCGGTTTTATCGGTCTCACGGACCACGACAATTACGTGGCGTTCCGAAACATCCGTATCAAGCCGCTGTGA
- a CDS encoding chloride channel protein, whose protein sequence is MEQVRTYWRLAADRMRSSETAGPVVIAVLIGMGGGLASILFRRLIDLAHYCSYDVMGVYLSPFTGVAITVLVVALGGLLSGLLTRLAPETKGHGVPEVMVAVAHRGGRIRPRVTALKTVAAAITIGTGGSAGREGPIVQIGAAFGSTVAQWLRLPDRRIVLSVACGAASGIAATFNAPMGGVIFALEVILSRFTALSFGLIVISAATATVVSRSLSLEGDSPAFALVQEHGMRGLIDLSLFVLLGALCALVAQAYTRFLYLVEDVSDKAKMPEYLKPMIGGALVGVLAIGTPQVMGSGYETIETALNTGMTARLFFILCLSKILATAFTVGSGGSGGIFAPALFTGAMFGGGFGMLANAWFPGHASPAGAYALVGMAAVFAGAAHAPITSIFILFEMTDDYRIIVPLMTATVVATLLSQRMSPDSIYTLKLRRRGIEIGRAHEVNIMDAVTVGEAMDECVEGVPPNMPLDDLIKKLGSRHERGYPVIDVDGGLAGMVTMRDVEEVLIAGRNTQELTVADVCTRNVIVCRPDQTLNEALSQFGAHNVGRLPVIDPERPDRIVGLLDRAHIVTAYADAYRRQAELLPRADAFQTLNEEGEMLIEQAHVSAGSPLANVYVRDAAFPPESTLGAIRRASKTVVPRGSTRIQPGDRIIVLTTRENARNVRQWLKRMT, encoded by the coding sequence GTGGAACAAGTGCGCACTTATTGGCGGCTGGCTGCCGACCGGATGCGGTCGTCGGAGACCGCGGGGCCGGTAGTTATTGCCGTACTGATTGGCATGGGTGGGGGGCTGGCCTCGATCCTGTTCCGCCGGCTCATCGATTTGGCGCACTACTGCTCCTATGACGTCATGGGTGTCTACCTGTCACCGTTCACAGGCGTGGCCATCACCGTTCTTGTTGTGGCGCTCGGCGGACTGCTGTCCGGTCTGTTAACGCGGCTTGCGCCCGAGACAAAGGGACACGGCGTGCCCGAGGTGATGGTCGCGGTGGCGCATCGCGGCGGGCGTATCCGGCCGCGGGTGACCGCGCTCAAGACGGTCGCAGCGGCGATTACCATCGGTACGGGCGGGTCGGCCGGGCGGGAAGGGCCGATCGTGCAGATCGGCGCCGCGTTTGGCTCGACGGTGGCCCAGTGGCTGCGGCTGCCGGACCGGCGGATCGTGCTGTCGGTTGCCTGTGGCGCGGCAAGCGGCATTGCGGCCACGTTCAATGCGCCTATGGGCGGCGTGATTTTCGCGCTCGAGGTCATTCTATCCCGGTTCACCGCGCTATCGTTCGGGTTGATTGTGATCAGCGCGGCCACTGCTACGGTCGTATCGCGTTCGCTCTCGCTGGAAGGGGATTCGCCCGCGTTTGCCCTTGTGCAAGAGCATGGCATGCGCGGGCTGATCGACTTGAGCCTCTTCGTGCTTCTCGGTGCGCTGTGCGCGCTGGTGGCCCAGGCGTATACGCGCTTCTTGTATCTCGTGGAAGATGTCAGCGACAAGGCCAAGATGCCAGAATACCTCAAGCCCATGATCGGCGGCGCGCTGGTCGGCGTGCTGGCCATAGGGACGCCGCAGGTCATGGGTTCGGGCTACGAGACAATCGAGACCGCCCTCAATACCGGCATGACCGCGCGCCTGTTCTTCATTCTGTGCCTGTCGAAGATTCTTGCCACGGCGTTCACCGTCGGCAGCGGCGGTTCGGGCGGCATTTTCGCGCCCGCGCTGTTCACCGGCGCCATGTTTGGCGGCGGTTTCGGCATGCTGGCGAACGCCTGGTTTCCAGGCCACGCGTCCCCGGCAGGCGCCTATGCGCTGGTGGGTATGGCCGCGGTATTCGCCGGAGCGGCGCACGCGCCGATTACCTCAATCTTCATCCTGTTTGAAATGACGGATGACTACCGCATCATTGTCCCGCTGATGACCGCAACCGTTGTCGCGACCCTTCTTTCGCAGCGCATGTCGCCGGATTCCATCTACACGCTCAAGCTGCGGCGGCGCGGCATTGAGATCGGGCGCGCGCACGAAGTGAACATCATGGACGCCGTAACGGTGGGCGAGGCGATGGACGAGTGCGTCGAGGGTGTGCCGCCTAATATGCCGCTGGACGACTTGATCAAGAAGCTTGGCAGCCGCCATGAGCGCGGATACCCCGTGATCGACGTGGACGGGGGGCTCGCGGGCATGGTCACCATGCGCGACGTGGAGGAAGTCCTGATCGCGGGCCGCAACACCCAGGAACTGACGGTGGCCGATGTCTGTACGCGCAACGTCATCGTCTGCCGCCCGGATCAAACGCTCAACGAAGCCCTGTCTCAGTTCGGGGCGCACAATGTCGGGCGGTTGCCTGTCATCGACCCCGAGCGGCCGGACCGTATCGTGGGCCTTCTTGACCGCGCGCACATCGTTACGGCCTATGCGGACGCGTATCGCCGGCAGGCCGAACTTCTGCCGCGCGCGGACGCGTTTCAGACCTTAAACGAAGAAGGCGAAATGCTTATCGAGCAGGCGCACGTATCGGCCGGCAGCCCCCTCGCAAACGTGTACGTGCGCGATGCCGCGTTTCCGCCGGAATCGACCCTGGGCGCGATCCGCCGCGCAAGCAAGACGGTCGTGCCGCGCGGTTCGACCCGCATTCAGCCGGGAGACCGGATTATCGTGCTGACGACGCGCGAGAATGCCCGAAACGTGCGGCAATGGCTGAAACGAATGACCTGA
- a CDS encoding prolyl oligopeptidase family serine peptidase, translating to MKNRWKWLAKTGLALCVVAVLLFMFLRPTPFLDGLVPNEHGFEGAVTVVETEYTWRLGAVTVRVPYIGIEGDAKTGLARLIVHRRALASGEPLPAFCHVHYEKSIDGAKTWCDRGWAVFTAHYTDEKGESPIDCSVGNGNNLARAIIQWARRLPFIDRTRLHIDGGSQGGYMALAMSADLFPVTSTTADVPVVNWAYNLSYFEANKGPMRYPAKMDESPLPILASVTMLADWSYRYFPNDLSNDAWYYVSPISHVDRIANPVLVMSATGDMLVPIEQMTRQHVRAFEPARFPEGYRRDLDSLTLCDKARVTFEEVLPPERVFTRVMPLQEDSFELTLDMFKDSGNKPKRRPGNEDRPWSPDHQWSLLYLDEGGPAPQAGHTTFEWDLTPDSFVEHYQRAAPSPGILNAAKLEHLMRRYRGELANLPVLRTGKPANRLNYPVVEQRDVITGLLDYADLGPEHTARLESLYLECPVKPFGDSLNIGALRQQAAASRGAREAA from the coding sequence ATGAAGAACCGCTGGAAATGGCTTGCCAAGACCGGGCTTGCGCTGTGCGTTGTCGCCGTGCTGTTGTTCATGTTCCTGCGGCCCACGCCGTTCCTGGACGGGCTGGTCCCGAACGAGCACGGCTTTGAAGGCGCGGTCACGGTGGTGGAGACGGAGTACACGTGGCGGCTGGGCGCCGTGACGGTGCGCGTGCCCTATATCGGCATCGAAGGCGACGCAAAGACCGGCTTGGCGCGGCTGATCGTGCACCGGCGCGCGCTTGCGTCGGGCGAGCCGCTGCCGGCGTTTTGCCACGTGCACTATGAGAAGAGCATAGACGGTGCGAAGACGTGGTGCGACCGTGGCTGGGCGGTATTCACGGCGCATTACACGGATGAAAAGGGCGAATCGCCCATCGATTGTAGCGTGGGAAACGGCAACAACCTCGCCCGCGCGATCATTCAGTGGGCGCGCCGCCTGCCCTTTATCGACCGCACGCGCCTGCACATCGACGGCGGCAGCCAGGGTGGCTACATGGCCCTTGCCATGAGCGCCGACCTGTTTCCCGTCACCTCGACGACCGCGGACGTGCCCGTCGTCAACTGGGCCTACAATCTCAGCTACTTCGAAGCGAACAAAGGGCCCATGCGCTATCCCGCGAAGATGGACGAATCGCCGCTGCCCATTCTGGCGTCGGTAACCATGCTGGCCGACTGGTCGTACCGGTATTTTCCGAACGATCTCTCGAACGATGCGTGGTACTACGTGAGCCCGATCTCCCATGTGGACCGCATCGCGAACCCGGTGCTGGTCATGAGCGCCACGGGTGACATGCTTGTGCCCATCGAGCAGATGACGCGCCAGCACGTGCGCGCCTTCGAGCCTGCGCGCTTCCCCGAGGGCTACCGGCGCGATCTTGATTCGCTGACCTTGTGCGACAAGGCGCGCGTGACCTTCGAGGAAGTGCTGCCGCCGGAGCGGGTTTTCACACGCGTCATGCCGCTACAGGAGGACAGCTTCGAACTTACGCTCGACATGTTCAAGGACAGCGGGAACAAGCCCAAGCGCCGGCCCGGCAACGAAGACAGGCCCTGGAGCCCGGACCACCAATGGTCGCTGCTCTATCTCGACGAGGGCGGCCCCGCGCCGCAGGCGGGCCACACCACTTTCGAGTGGGACCTGACCCCCGACAGCTTCGTGGAGCATTACCAGCGAGCCGCGCCCTCCCCCGGCATCCTCAACGCGGCCAAACTCGAACATCTCATGCGGCGTTACAGGGGGGAACTGGCGAATCTGCCCGTGTTGCGAACGGGCAAGCCCGCGAACCGGTTGAATTACCCCGTGGTCGAGCAACGCGACGTGATCACCGGCCTGCTCGATTACGCGGATCTCGGGCCGGAACACACGGCGCGGCTCGAATCGTTGTATCTCGAATGCCCGGTCAAACCATTTGGCGATTCGTTGAACATCGGCGCGCTGCGCCAGCAAGCCGCGGCGTCAAGAGGGGCGCGCGAGGCCGCATGA